A single window of Streptomyces cathayae DNA harbors:
- a CDS encoding response regulator transcription factor, giving the protein MRVLIVEDEPYLAEAVRDGLRLEAIAADIAGDGDSALELLGVHSYDLAVLDRDIPGPSGDEVARHIVASGSGIPILMLTAADRIDDKASGFELGADDYLTKPFELRELVLRLRALDRRRAYARPPVREIAGLRLDPFRREVFRDGRHVALTRKQFAVLEVLVAAEGGVLSAEELLERAWDENADPFTNAVRITVSALRKRLGEPWIIATVPGVGYRIDTTRIDTTRPDTTRPDTTGPDTTGPDCAHA; this is encoded by the coding sequence ATGCGCGTACTGATCGTGGAGGACGAGCCCTACCTGGCAGAAGCCGTCCGTGACGGCCTCCGGCTGGAGGCGATCGCCGCCGACATCGCCGGTGACGGCGACTCCGCCCTGGAGCTGCTCGGCGTCCACTCCTACGACCTCGCGGTCCTCGACCGCGACATCCCCGGCCCCTCCGGCGACGAGGTCGCCCGGCACATCGTCGCCTCCGGCAGCGGCATCCCGATCCTCATGCTCACCGCCGCCGACCGGATCGACGACAAGGCGTCCGGGTTCGAACTCGGTGCCGACGACTACCTCACCAAGCCGTTCGAGCTGCGCGAGCTCGTCCTGCGGCTGCGGGCGCTCGACCGCAGGCGCGCGTACGCCCGGCCCCCGGTCCGCGAGATCGCGGGCCTGCGCCTCGACCCCTTCCGCCGGGAGGTCTTCCGCGACGGACGCCACGTCGCGCTCACCCGCAAACAGTTCGCCGTGCTCGAAGTCCTCGTCGCCGCCGAAGGCGGGGTCCTCAGCGCCGAGGAGCTGCTGGAACGGGCCTGGGACGAGAACGCCGACCCCTTCACCAACGCCGTCCGCATCACGGTCTCCGCACTGCGCAAACGGCTCGGCGAGCCATGGATCATCGCCACGGTCCCGGGCGTCGGCTACCGCATCGACACCACCCGCATCGACACCACCCGTCCCGACACCACCCGTCCCGACACCACCGGCCCCGACACCACCGGCCCCGACTGCGCGCATGCCTAG
- a CDS encoding sensor histidine kinase, whose protein sequence is MPRRPGLSTRLKLTLSYAGFLAVAGALLLAVVWVFLLRYIPDNSQGLLGISPNRYLLVRIFTPAAAVAMAFLLVFGLVGGWILAGRMLAPLTRITDAARTAGNGSLSHRIRMEGRQDEFRELADVFDTMLEQLESHVAEQQRFAANASHELRTPLAISQALLDVARKDDDPARDQGELLRRLQTVNTRAIGLTEALLLLSRSDRGNFTRESVDLSLLAEEAAETLLPLAEQRGITLDVTGGTTRTGGSAELLLRMVTNLLQNAVVHNLPTGGTVTVHTETQGGTSVLRVENTGPPLPPELIPTLTEPFQRATERARTDEHAGVGLGLALVHSIIRAHDGTLDLTPRPTGGLLATVRLPDTP, encoded by the coding sequence ATGCCTAGACGCCCAGGGCTCAGCACCCGACTGAAACTCACCCTCAGCTACGCCGGGTTCCTCGCCGTCGCCGGCGCCCTCCTGCTGGCCGTGGTGTGGGTGTTCCTGCTGCGCTACATCCCCGACAACTCCCAGGGCCTTCTCGGGATCTCACCCAACCGCTACCTCCTGGTGCGCATCTTCACCCCCGCCGCGGCCGTGGCGATGGCCTTCCTGCTCGTGTTCGGCCTCGTCGGGGGATGGATCCTCGCCGGCCGGATGCTCGCACCGCTCACCCGGATCACGGACGCGGCACGGACGGCCGGGAACGGATCGCTGTCCCACCGGATCCGCATGGAGGGCCGCCAGGACGAATTCCGCGAACTCGCCGACGTGTTCGACACCATGCTCGAACAACTCGAGTCGCACGTCGCCGAGCAGCAGAGGTTCGCCGCGAACGCCTCCCACGAACTACGCACCCCGCTGGCCATCTCCCAGGCCCTGCTCGACGTCGCCCGCAAGGACGACGACCCCGCCCGGGACCAGGGAGAACTCCTCCGACGCCTGCAGACCGTCAACACGCGCGCGATCGGTCTCACCGAGGCCCTCCTGCTGCTCAGCCGCAGCGACCGCGGAAACTTCACCCGCGAGAGCGTCGACCTCTCCCTCCTCGCCGAAGAGGCCGCCGAAACCCTGCTCCCCCTCGCCGAACAACGCGGGATCACCCTCGACGTCACCGGCGGAACGACCCGGACCGGCGGCTCCGCTGAACTCCTGCTCCGCATGGTGACGAACCTCCTCCAGAACGCCGTCGTCCACAACCTGCCCACCGGCGGCACCGTCACGGTCCACACCGAGACGCAGGGCGGCACGAGCGTGCTGCGGGTCGAGAACACGGGGCCCCCGCTCCCACCGGAACTGATCCCGACCCTCACCGAACCCTTCCAGCGCGCAACGGAACGCGCACGCACCGACGAGCACGCAGGCGTCGGCCTCGGCCTCGCCCTGGTGCACAGCATCATCCGCGCCCACGACGGAACCCTCGACCTCACCCCCCGCCCCACCGGCGGCCTCCTCGCCACGGTCCGGCTTCCCGACACGCCGTAG
- a CDS encoding VanZ family protein → MNHDASLSAPPRRTRRIMLLGLALLALASVLFAVRRPLLMAAPACMAGQWRGCFGTFNGVVLVTLATLPLAALVVWALARRRRAAGVASAWRMSLAEVGMVHGTVPFLWMTMMPGAGAGIVPGRVSLVPLRDLLTMGTLGIAGNLLVFASLGFFAPMRYAALASVPRVLALGAGCSVLVETAQYVLRLDRVSSVDDVLVNATGAALAALASRRWWRTTTEAPSEQPRLEPVPAG, encoded by the coding sequence ACGACGCATCCCTGTCGGCACCACCCCGCCGCACACGCAGAATCATGCTCCTCGGCCTGGCGCTCCTCGCCCTGGCGAGCGTCCTGTTCGCCGTGCGGCGGCCCCTCCTGATGGCCGCCCCGGCGTGCATGGCCGGGCAGTGGCGCGGCTGCTTCGGCACGTTCAACGGCGTGGTGCTCGTCACCTTGGCCACGCTGCCGTTGGCCGCGCTGGTGGTGTGGGCGCTCGCGCGCCGGCGGCGGGCCGCCGGTGTCGCATCGGCGTGGCGGATGTCGCTGGCCGAGGTGGGCATGGTCCACGGGACGGTGCCGTTCCTCTGGATGACCATGATGCCGGGCGCCGGGGCCGGCATCGTCCCCGGCCGGGTCAGCCTGGTACCTCTGCGGGACCTGCTCACGATGGGGACACTCGGCATCGCCGGCAACCTGCTGGTCTTCGCGTCGCTGGGGTTCTTCGCCCCGATGCGGTACGCGGCGCTGGCGTCCGTACCGCGGGTCCTGGCACTCGGGGCGGGCTGCTCGGTCCTGGTCGAAACCGCACAGTACGTCCTGCGGCTGGACCGGGTGTCCTCCGTGGACGACGTCCTGGTCAACGCCACCGGCGCCGCGCTGGCCGCCCTGGCGTCACGCCGCTGGTGGCGCACCACGACCGAAGCACCGTCGGAGCAACCACGCCTCGAGCCCGTACCGGCAGGCTGA